The following proteins are co-located in the Sulfurovum sp. TSL6 genome:
- a CDS encoding histone deacetylase produces MKVAYITDDIYLQHNTGAMHPESPERLKAINKAIEPLHPSLVLKSPISTSEDMLELVHSADHIENIKHICAYGGSIDSDTVCSSDSFDAARMAAGAGVVALDGIRSGEFERAFCAVRPPGHHARPEQAMGFCLFNNIAITARYAQSIGYEKVMIIDFDVHHGNGTQEIFYDDDSVFYFSSHQAYIFPGTGAKSDIGEGKGSGYTANFPVMAGSTDIELLDIYENDLPTFVKGFNPDVILVSAGYDLHESDPLAQLNITTEGIRRIVRLILDSADVPFVFFLEGGYNVNALGENVKVTLKEIIMN; encoded by the coding sequence ATGAAAGTAGCATATATAACTGATGATATCTATCTACAGCATAATACGGGTGCAATGCATCCCGAGTCTCCAGAGCGTCTGAAGGCTATTAATAAGGCCATTGAACCATTGCATCCATCATTGGTATTAAAATCTCCTATAAGTACTTCAGAAGATATGCTGGAACTTGTACATTCTGCTGATCACATCGAAAATATAAAGCATATATGTGCATATGGTGGAAGTATAGATTCTGATACTGTTTGCAGTAGTGATTCTTTTGATGCAGCAAGAATGGCTGCAGGGGCAGGAGTTGTGGCGTTGGATGGTATAAGATCTGGAGAATTCGAACGGGCTTTTTGTGCCGTAAGACCTCCTGGACATCATGCCAGACCAGAACAAGCCATGGGGTTTTGCCTTTTCAATAACATCGCTATAACTGCACGATATGCACAGAGTATAGGGTATGAAAAAGTGATGATCATAGATTTCGACGTGCATCATGGCAATGGAACACAAGAAATTTTTTATGATGATGATTCAGTATTTTATTTTTCTTCACACCAGGCTTATATATTTCCTGGTACAGGTGCCAAATCAGATATAGGTGAGGGTAAAGGCAGTGGATATACTGCGAACTTTCCAGTGATGGCAGGAAGCACTGACATCGAATTACTCGATATCTATGAAAATGATCTGCCTACCTTTGTCAAAGGCTTTAACCCTGACGTCATTTTAGTTTCAGCAGGGTATGATCTGCATGAAAGTGATCCTTTGGCACAGCTTAACATCACGACTGAAGGTATAAGACGCATAGTCAGGCTCATATTGGATAGTGCAGATGTTCCTTTTGTATTTTTTTTAGAAGGTGGTTATAATGTAAATGCCTTAGGGGAAAATGTTAAAGTGACTCTAAAAGAAATAATTATGAATTAA
- a CDS encoding YSC84-related protein: protein MYIKKLNPMMLLLLISLSFTQFSFAKPAVQLNADVDAAIKKFEKEVVGGPEFLSKVKGYLVFPSVIKGGFIFGGEYGEGALRVNGTTRHFYSMTSASIGYQAGVQEHSVLIAFLSEASLNNFIQSNGWEAGVDGAITVADWGKNKDISSISYEKPIVAFIYGAEGLMLGVSIEGTKFQRIIPN, encoded by the coding sequence ATGTACATTAAAAAATTAAACCCAATGATGCTATTACTTCTCATCTCTCTTTCTTTTACTCAATTTTCATTTGCAAAACCAGCTGTCCAACTCAATGCAGATGTTGATGCAGCCATCAAAAAATTTGAAAAAGAAGTGGTAGGGGGACCAGAATTTCTTTCAAAAGTCAAAGGTTATCTTGTCTTTCCTTCTGTCATAAAAGGTGGATTTATCTTTGGAGGTGAGTATGGAGAAGGTGCCCTACGCGTAAATGGGACTACAAGACACTTTTATAGTATGACATCCGCTTCCATAGGATACCAAGCAGGTGTGCAAGAGCACTCGGTCCTCATTGCCTTCCTTTCAGAAGCCTCTTTAAACAATTTTATTCAAAGTAACGGATGGGAAGCCGGTGTAGATGGTGCTATCACTGTGGCAGACTGGGGTAAAAATAAAGATATCTCCTCTATCAGTTATGAAAAACCTATTGTTGCATTTATCTACGGTGCAGAAGGCTTAATGTTAGGTGTCAGTATAGAAGGTACAAAATTCCAAAGAATCATACCTAATTAA
- a CDS encoding YSC84-related protein: MKILKYIPMLFVILLAFTTTSMATLNSKSEIDRDANDALRTFYKEVKGSKKYLEHAKAYLVIPDIKEVGFFVGGKYGEGALRVGNSTKAYYSITSASVGFQMGAQMYNMIIAFTSDAALNKFLLLDEDEWETDVDGKIAIAEWNSKEELDDVDYDDDMVAFIYDSKGMMGSFTMEGTKFERIKP; this comes from the coding sequence ATGAAAATATTGAAGTATATACCTATGTTATTTGTAATACTTTTAGCATTTACAACTACCTCTATGGCGACACTAAATTCTAAAAGTGAAATTGACAGGGATGCAAATGATGCACTCAGAACATTTTATAAAGAAGTCAAAGGTTCCAAAAAATATTTGGAACATGCGAAGGCTTACCTTGTCATCCCGGACATTAAAGAAGTAGGATTTTTTGTGGGTGGGAAATATGGTGAAGGTGCACTGCGTGTAGGTAACTCCACTAAAGCATATTACAGTATCACCTCTGCCTCTGTTGGTTTCCAAATGGGAGCACAAATGTATAATATGATCATCGCTTTTACTTCTGATGCTGCACTTAATAAATTCCTTCTATTAGACGAAGATGAATGGGAAACAGATGTAGATGGTAAAATAGCTATCGCAGAGTGGAACTCTAAAGAAGAGCTTGATGATGTTGATTATGATGATGATATGGTTGCTTTTATCTATGATTCAAAAGGAATGATGGGTAGCTTTACAATGGAAGGTACCAAATTTGAAAGAATCAAACCCTAA